The genomic window GGCCAAAGCTTTCGCGTGCCCAGCATTTTGCCGCCGAAATAGCCGCCCACGTCACCGGCCATGACCACCGCGAAGACAAAGAACACCCAGGAGGGGCCGTCGCCACCGGGCAGGCCCCTGAGCCAGATCAAGTGCGGAAGCAGGGCACCGCCATAGAGCGCGCCCAGCAGCACCTGGCCGGCGCTGTTGACGCTCTGGCCCATGTCGCGAGCAGTCGCGAGGGTGGCCACCAGGGTAAGGATAAGGCAGGCCACAATACCGGCCGACAGGGCAGCGCCCCCGGCCAGACCACCTGGCACCAGCACCATCGAAGCCGCGATCATCATGCCACCGAGGGTCGTCAACGTGGCGGCCCCGGGCACACTCGACAGGGCCATGAGCGAAAACTCTCTCAACGCGACCCAGGTGGAAAACAACACCACGCCGTTGAAGATCCAGGCCGGCGCGAGGAAAAACAGCCACGCCAGCAGGGGAATGGCCACCGCGGCCGTAAACAGGCGGGATCTCAACAAGCGTTCAGGCCTCCACCGCCAACTCGCCCGTGGCACGGCCGAAGCGGCGGTCCCTTTGCGCGTACCAGTTGATGGCCTCAAGAAACTGGTCGCGCCGGAAGTCCGGCCAGGCGACGTCGGTGAAGTACAGTTCACTGTAGGCACACTGCCACAGCAGGAAGTTAGATATGCGCAGCTCGCCGCTGGTGCGTATGAGCAGGTCGGGGTCGGGTAGCCCGGCGGTCATCAACGACCCGGCCAGGCGCGACTCGTTTATCTGCTCGGGCTTCAGCTCGCCGTCGCGCACCTGCCGGGCCAGTTGCCTGGCCGCGCCAACGATGTCCTGCCTGCCCCCGTAGCTCACGGCCAGCACCACGGTCATGCGATCGTTGTCGCGCGTCTCGGCCTCCACCGAGCGAAGGTCCGAGAGCACCTCGGGCGGAAGTCGGCGCAGGTTACCCACCGCCTTCAGGCGGATACCGTAACGCATCATGCGACTGAGCTCGGTACGGCAGTAACGCCGCAGCAGTTTCATCAGGGCCTTGACCTCCGACGGAGGGCGGCTCCAGTTCTCGGTAGAGAAAGCGAACAGCGTGAGCACCTCGACGCCGATCTCGCGCGCGGTTTCGACCACCTCGCGAACCGAGTCCTTCCCCTTGCGGTGACCCTGCAAGCGGCTCAGACCACGCGCGCCTGCCCAGCGGCCGTTACCGTCCATTATGACGGCGACGTGCCGGGGCACCCGACCTTCCCAATCAGGCGACACCCGCGACAAGACCGTCAAACGGCCATTACCTCTTCGTCTTTCACCTTGGCAATTTCGTCGACCTTCTTGACGAACTTGTCGGTGAGTTCCTGCACCCGGCCCTGGGCCCCGCGCAGCTCGTCGTCGCTTATGTCCTTGTCCGAGTTGAGCTGCTTGAGCATGTCGTTAGCGTCGCGCCGGTGGTTTCGCAGCGACACGCGGTGCTTCTCGGCCTCGCGGCCCACCTGCTTGACGAGATCCCGCCTGCGCTCCTCGGTGAGCTCGGGGATGGAAAGCCTGATGAGCCTGCCATCGTTCGACGGGTTGAGCCCGAGATCAGCGACGGCGATTGCCTTTTCGATGGCCGGGATCGTGGCCTGGTCAAAGGGTTGAACTACCAGCAGCCGGGACTCGGGGACGTTGATAGATGCCAACTGGTTCAGGTGAGTAGCGGCCCCGTAGTAGTCAACCATCACGGCGTCGAGCAGAGCCGCGTTGGCCCGTCCCGTGCGAATGCGCGCGAGATCGTGGACAAAAGAGCCCACCGTGGACTCGAGCTCGGCCTCGAGGGCTTCAATTACTTCGTCGATCAATCCGTTTCCTCCCCTACCAGCGTACCTATCTGCTCGCCCATCACGGCCCTGAGGATATTGCCGGGAGTAGTCGCGTCAAAGACTATTATAGGCATCTCGTTTTCCATGCACAGGGTCACCGCCGTGGAGTCCATCACGGTCAGCCTGCCGTTGAGAACGTCGAGGTAAGACAGGCGGTCATAACGCCTGGCGTCCTTGTTTTCTTCGGGGTCGGCGTCGTAGATGCCGTCAACGCGGGTGCCCTTCATGATCACAGCCGCTCCCATCTCTATGGCCCGCAGGCTGGCGGCCGTGTCGGTGGTGAAAAAAGGGTTGCCAGTGCCGGCAGCAAAAATAACCACGCGGCCTTTCTCGACGTGGCGCTGCGCGCGGCGACGGATGTAGGGCTCGGCCACCTGCTGAACGTCGATGGCCGACATCACCCGCGTGGCCACGCCGGCTTTCTCGAGCGCGTCCTGCAAGGCAAGGCTGTTGAGTATGGTCGCGAGCATGCCCATGTAGTCGGCCGTCGCGCGGTCGATGCCCATCTCGGCAGCCTTCATGCCGCGAAAGATATTGCCGCCACCCACCACGATGGCCAGCTCGCAGCCAGCCTCACAGACGTCGCGCACCTCGGCGGCCAACGAAAGAAGAACACGAGGGTCGATGCCGCTGCCGGCTTCACCGGCCAGCGCTTCTCCGCTCAGTTTGAGCAGCACTCTTGGAAATTGTGGTTTATCGCCCGCCATCGTGACCGCACCGGCACTGTCGAACGGTCAGGTAGTCTGGCTGATCTGCTCGGCCACTTCCTGGGCCAGGTTCGCCACCCGACGCTCGATGCCCTCGCCAAGCTGGTAACGCACAAAGCGACTGACCGCAAGGGGTTCACCAGCCGAGCTTGATTCTTTTTCGAGCAGTTCCGAGATCGTGAGTTCGGTATCGCGCACGTATTCCTGCTCCAGGAGGCAGATCTCGCGGAAGTACTTGTTGATGCGTCCCTCGGCTATACGGTCGAGAATTTTTTCGGGCTTACCCGAGGCCAGGGCCTCGTTGCGGAAGATTTCTTTCTCGCGCTCAATCTCGTCCGGATCCACGGAGTCGCGATCCACGTAGCGCGGAGCCGCCGCGGCCACCTGCATGGCCACCGAACGGCACAGCTCCTGCTGCGAATTGCCGGCACCCTCTATCTCGACCAGCACACCGATCTTTCCACCCGCGTGCACGTAGGCCCCGACCCTGCCGCCGGCAGATTCGATGCGCGTCCAACGCCGCAGGGAGATCTTTTCGCCCATCGTCGTTACGGCTTCGGTAACACGGGCAGCCAGGGTAGAGCCGTTGGCCAGGGCCACGTCGTTGACGTCGGCACCCTCGCCCTCGGCAGCGCCTTCGACCGCGAGCAGGGCCTGCCCCAGCTCGTCGACCAGTGCCGCAAAATCATCTGTCTTGGCCACGAAATCGGTCTCGCAGTTGAGTTCCATGGCCACCGCACGGCTGCCACAGTCGGACACGAACAGTCCGACCAGCCCCTCGGCCGCCACCCTTCCGCCCTTCTTTGACGCGCTGGCCAGCCCCTGCTCACGCAGGGCCTTGATGGCCGCTTCCATGTCTCCGTCGACCTCGGCCAGGGCTCGCTTGCAGTCCATCATTCCGGCACCCGTGCGCTCGCGCAGGTCCTTTACCTGGGTGGCACTGACGCTCACTCGCTGCTTCCCTGGGGCACCGGGGTGGTGGAAGTAGCCTCCTCGGCGGGTGCGGCATCTGCGGCGGGCGCGACATCTGCTGCGGGAGCTGCCTCTGCTACCGGGGCTGCCTCTGCTACCGGGGCTGCCTCTGCTACCGGGGCTGTATCGGGCGCAGTGGCTTCTTCGCCGGCCACGCTGGAGAACATTCCCGCGAGATCGCCACCGGGCACGCCCTCACCTTCGCTGGCAGCGGCAAGACGTTCCTGCCGTTCGCGCTCGCCTTCGATCACGGCGTCGGCAATCGCTCCGCAGAACAACCTGATCGCCCTGATGGCGTCATCGTTGCCCGGAATACACATGGTGATGTTCCCGGGGTCGCAGTTGGAGTCGACCACCGCGACCACCGGTATCTCCAGGCGGTTGGCCTCGGCGATAGCAATTTCTTCGCAGTCGGGGTCGATCACGAACATGACGTCCGGCTGCTTCTTCAGGTTCTGCATGCCCTCAAGGTTGAGCTTGAGCTTCGCCAGCTCGCGGCTCATCATGAGCATCTCTTTCTTCTTCAGGCCCGTGGTCTGGACTTCGTCGCCCAACATCTCTTCGAGCTTGCGCATGCGATCAATAGACTGCCTGATGGTCGCAAAGTTGGTCAGCGCACCACCCAGCCAGCGGGTGTTAACCCAGTGTTGACCACAACGGCGTGCCTCGGCCTCTATGACGGCGCGCGCCTGCTTCTTGGTGCCCACGAACAGCACCGACCCACCCTCGGCCGCGGTCTTACGAACGAAATCGCAGGCCTCGGCGAACAACACAACGGTCTGCTGCAGGTCTATTATGTGAATCCCATTGCGGGCGCCGAAGATGAAAGGCTTCATCTTCGGATTCCAACGGCTGGTCTGGTGCCCGAAGTGCACCCCCGCCTCGAGTAATTGCTTCATGCTAACCTGGGTCATCAGTAACTCAGCTGTCCTCCGCAGGCTGCGCCGGATAACGCCGGGGCGCCTGCTATTACGGGCAAATCAATCGGTCTGTCTAACAAATCAGGGCAACCCTTGCAAAGGGTCGTCATCAGGAATTCATCGAGGACAGAAAATCCTCGTTGTCCTTGGTGTCTTTCATCTTGTCGAGCAGGAACTCCATGGCTTCGACTGTATTGAGCTGGCTCAGCAGCTTGCGCAGCACGTACACCTTGTTGATCACCGCGCGATCGTGCAGCAGGTCTTCCTTCCTGGTGCCCGACTTCATGATGTCTATGGTCGGAAACACCCTGCGGTCCATGAGCCGCCGGTCGAGGTGGATCTCGCAGTTACCGGTGCCCTTGAACTCTTCGAATATGACCTCGTCCATGCGACTGCCGGTATCGATCAGCGCGGTGGCTATGATGGTGAGGCTGCCCCCGTCCTCGATATTGCGGGCGGCGCCAAAGAACTTCTTGGGTCCCCTGAGCGCGTTTGAATCCACACCACCCGACAGGATCTTGCCGCTCGACGGAACCGTTGCGTTGTAGGCACGGGCCAGCCGGGTCAACGAATCGAGCAGTATGACGACGTCTTTGCCGTGCTCGACCAGGCGACGCGCTTTTTCGATCACCATCTCGGCGACCTGGACGTGGCGTGTGGGCGGCTCGTCAAAGGTCGAGGCAACCACCTCTCCCTTCACCGTGCGCTGCATGTCGGTCACTTCCTCGGGACGCTCGTCGATGAGCAGCACGATGAGCATCACGTCGGGATTATTTTCGGCTATGCCGTGGGCGATGTTCTGCAACATCACGGTTTTGCCGGTACGCGGCGCGGCCACGATGAGCGCGCGCTGGCCCTTGCCTATGGGAACGAGAAGGTCGATGACCCGCGAAATGAACTCTTTCGATTCGTGCGACAGCACCATCTGCTCGTCGGGGTAGAGCGGCGTCAGGTTGTCGAACAACACCCTCTTGCGGGCCATTTCCGGCTCTTCAAAGTTGATGGCCTCAACCTTGAGCAAGGCAAAGTAGCGCTCACCCTCCTTGGGCGAACGAATGGGGCCGGCCACGACGTCGCCAGTGCGCAAGCCGAACTTGCGCACCTGGCTGGGCGATATGTAGATATCATCGGGCCCAGGAAAATAGTTGGCGTCGGGAGCCCGCAGGAAACCGAAACCGTCGGGAAGTATTTCCAGCACACCCTCGCCGTACACGTTGCCGGCTTTCTCCGAGCGCGCACCCAGTATGGCAAAAACAAGCTCCTGCTTGCGCATGATGGACGGACTTTCAACGCCCATGTTGCGGGCGATGTCGCCCAGCTCCTTGGCCGTTTTTTCTTTGAGGCTCTTGAGATTGAGGATGGCGCCGTCGACGCCGTTAAAGGGGTCGGTCTCGGGATCGGCCTGGGCCGCCGCTTCGCGCACAGCCTCAACCTGCGCCGCTCTCGCGCCTTCCCTGAGGTCCGCCTCTTCCTGCCGGGGCTCAGCCCTGTGGCCGCGACCCGACTGGGCACGCGGCCTGCCCGATCCTCGTTTTCCCCT from Candidatus Binatota bacterium includes these protein-coding regions:
- a CDS encoding phosphatidate cytidylyltransferase; its protein translation is MRPSTGTRKGTAASAVPRASWRWRPERLLRSRLFTAAVAIPLLAWLFFLAPAWIFNGVVLFSTWVALREFSLMALSSVPGAATLTTLGGMMIAASMVLVPGGLAGGAALSAGIVACLILTLVATLATARDMGQSVNSAGQVLLGALYGGALLPHLIWLRGLPGGDGPSWVFFVFAVVMAGDVGGYFGGKMLGTRKLWPSVSPNKTVEGSLVSFGGSLVAGILVNSLILHRLGLFETLFVAGVMSVLAQLGDLLESMIKRAYRTKDSGWILPGHGGVLDRTDSLVLPIVFVYYYAILVTG
- a CDS encoding isoprenyl transferase, yielding MSRVSPDWEGRVPRHVAVIMDGNGRWAGARGLSRLQGHRKGKDSVREVVETAREIGVEVLTLFAFSTENWSRPPSEVKALMKLLRRYCRTELSRMMRYGIRLKAVGNLRRLPPEVLSDLRSVEAETRDNDRMTVVLAVSYGGRQDIVGAARQLARQVRDGELKPEQINESRLAGSLMTAGLPDPDLLIRTSGELRISNFLLWQCAYSELYFTDVAWPDFRRDQFLEAINWYAQRDRRFGRATGELAVEA
- a CDS encoding ribosome recycling factor; translation: MIDEVIEALEAELESTVGSFVHDLARIRTGRANAALLDAVMVDYYGAATHLNQLASINVPESRLLVVQPFDQATIPAIEKAIAVADLGLNPSNDGRLIRLSIPELTEERRRDLVKQVGREAEKHRVSLRNHRRDANDMLKQLNSDKDISDDELRGAQGRVQELTDKFVKKVDEIAKVKDEEVMAV
- a CDS encoding UMP kinase, whose translation is MAGDKPQFPRVLLKLSGEALAGEAGSGIDPRVLLSLAAEVRDVCEAGCELAIVVGGGNIFRGMKAAEMGIDRATADYMGMLATILNSLALQDALEKAGVATRVMSAIDVQQVAEPYIRRRAQRHVEKGRVVIFAAGTGNPFFTTDTAASLRAIEMGAAVIMKGTRVDGIYDADPEENKDARRYDRLSYLDVLNGRLTVMDSTAVTLCMENEMPIIVFDATTPGNILRAVMGEQIGTLVGEETD
- a CDS encoding elongation factor Ts, translated to MSVSATQVKDLRERTGAGMMDCKRALAEVDGDMEAAIKALREQGLASASKKGGRVAAEGLVGLFVSDCGSRAVAMELNCETDFVAKTDDFAALVDELGQALLAVEGAAEGEGADVNDVALANGSTLAARVTEAVTTMGEKISLRRWTRIESAGGRVGAYVHAGGKIGVLVEIEGAGNSQQELCRSVAMQVAAAAPRYVDRDSVDPDEIEREKEIFRNEALASGKPEKILDRIAEGRINKYFREICLLEQEYVRDTELTISELLEKESSSAGEPLAVSRFVRYQLGEGIERRVANLAQEVAEQISQTT
- the rpsB gene encoding 30S ribosomal protein S2, which produces MTQVSMKQLLEAGVHFGHQTSRWNPKMKPFIFGARNGIHIIDLQQTVVLFAEACDFVRKTAAEGGSVLFVGTKKQARAVIEAEARRCGQHWVNTRWLGGALTNFATIRQSIDRMRKLEEMLGDEVQTTGLKKKEMLMMSRELAKLKLNLEGMQNLKKQPDVMFVIDPDCEEIAIAEANRLEIPVVAVVDSNCDPGNITMCIPGNDDAIRAIRLFCGAIADAVIEGERERQERLAAASEGEGVPGGDLAGMFSSVAGEEATAPDTAPVAEAAPVAEAAPVAEAAPAADVAPAADAAPAEEATSTTPVPQGSSE
- the rho gene encoding transcription termination factor Rho, whose product is MSPRENSSNGGSTSRSGRGKRGSGRPRAQSGRGHRAEPRQEEADLREGARAAQVEAVREAAAQADPETDPFNGVDGAILNLKSLKEKTAKELGDIARNMGVESPSIMRKQELVFAILGARSEKAGNVYGEGVLEILPDGFGFLRAPDANYFPGPDDIYISPSQVRKFGLRTGDVVAGPIRSPKEGERYFALLKVEAINFEEPEMARKRVLFDNLTPLYPDEQMVLSHESKEFISRVIDLLVPIGKGQRALIVAAPRTGKTVMLQNIAHGIAENNPDVMLIVLLIDERPEEVTDMQRTVKGEVVASTFDEPPTRHVQVAEMVIEKARRLVEHGKDVVILLDSLTRLARAYNATVPSSGKILSGGVDSNALRGPKKFFGAARNIEDGGSLTIIATALIDTGSRMDEVIFEEFKGTGNCEIHLDRRLMDRRVFPTIDIMKSGTRKEDLLHDRAVINKVYVLRKLLSQLNTVEAMEFLLDKMKDTKDNEDFLSSMNS